A window of Ornithorhynchus anatinus isolate Pmale09 chromosome 21, mOrnAna1.pri.v4, whole genome shotgun sequence genomic DNA:
gttccaatcccggccggGCCGGtcgctcggcttctctgggccccggtcccctcatccgtgaaacgggGACGTGGGCCCCGCGTCGTCGGACCCCATTAGCTCGCAGCTCCCCAGCGCCCGGTACGgggccggacacatagtaagcgcttaaatatcctccgggaagagaaagaaataaacaAACCCCTCCGGCAAAGAGAGAccggcggccggcggggagggacggggtcgGCGGGAAGGCGCCCAGGAGATAAACAGCGCCATTaatgggggccgaggggggggatAATGGGTCGGGGACCAAAACAACTCCCCGGCCAAGGCGCGGCTATTAAGTCATTAGGGGCTAatagcccggggggggggccggatgGAAGGATGGACGTGCGTCAGAGCCGGGGGCCGGGTGCGAGGGGGTGGCCGGGGCTGACCTGCGTGTCCCAGGTGAAAGATGACGGTGCTGGGGGCCAGGCTCAGGTTGGAGACGTTGGCTCCGAGGCGGATCCACTGAGGGCCGGAGGACGGAGCGGGCGCGGGCGGAGACCGGGACGAGGAGGCCCCCGCGGAAACGGTGACCGGAgcgcaggagcagagggagacacacacacacacacagggacagagatgaagaggaggaagcagagacgGAGATgaacagagacagagatacacagggggaggcagggacggAGATGGACAGAGACGAGAGACAGAGATACGCAGGAGGAAGCCGAGACGGAGATGGACAGagacgagagacagagagacggagacgAACAAGGAAGCAGAGACGGAGATGAACAGGGACAGAGATACCcagggggaggcagggacggAGATGAAcagagatgagagacagagagacagaaggaagcagagacggagatggacagagacagagatacccaggaggaggcagagacagagatgaacagaggtaagagacaaagagacagagagacagaaacacagaAGGAAGCAGAGACGGAGATGAACAGAGACGAGAGACAGAGATACACAGAAGGAAGCAGAGACAGAAATAAACAGAGGACGCAGAGACAGAGATGAACAGAgacaagagacagacagagataaacagaaggaagcagagacagagatgaatagagacaagagacagagagagacagagaggaacagagacaagatacagagagacagagagacagagagaaacagaaggaagcagagacagagatgaacagagaagacagagagagacagagataaacaGAAGGAAGCGGAGACAGAGATGAACAGAGACGAGAGACAGAGATACACAGAAGGaaacagagatggacagagacaagagacagagataaacagaaggaagcagagacagagatggacagagacaagagacagagagacagagttaaacagaaggaagcagagacagagatgaacagagacaagagacagagagacagacagacagaaacagagatGAACAGAATCAGAGACAAAGAGACGCAGAGACAGACGCGGAGACaaacagaaggaaacagagacagagaggaccagaaacagagacaaagagacacagggacagagaaggcaggcagagacagagacagagagacacagagagagagaaagcaggcagAGACAAAGAAACAGAACAGAGATGAAcagggacagagacaaagagatacagagaagagaaagcaggcagagacagagaaacaggcagagacagaaacagagacgaagagagacagagaaagcaggcagagaccagcagaaggaagcagacagagatgaagagaaacaagagacagagagacagattcaggcagagacagaaacagagatgaacagaaacagagacaaagagacgcagagacagagaaagcaggcagagacagagagacaaagagacgcagagagagagaaagcaggcagagaccaacagaaggaagcagagacagagatgaagaGAAACAAGAGACAAAGAGATgtagagacaaagagacagattCAGGCAGAGCCAGAAACAGAGATGAACAGAATCAGAGACAAAGAGACGCAGAGACAGACGCGGAGACaaacagaaggaaacagagagagagatgaacagaaacagagacaaagggacagagaaggcaggcagagacagaaacagaaacagagagacacagagacagagaaagcagtcagagagaaagaaacagagcagagatggacagagacaaagagacaatgcaggcagagacaaagagacGGGCGGAGACAAAGtaacaggcagagacagaaacagagacacagagacagagagcaggcAGAGACAAACAGAAGGAAACAGCAGAGATGAACACAAACGACAAAGAGGCGATgtaggcagagacacagagacaggtaGAGACGGACACAGAGATGAAGAGAAACACagaaaaagagacaaagagacacagagaTCGATGCGGGCAGAGACAAAGAAACAGAgacaggcaaagagagagagacaaacaggagagacagagatgacggggaaacagagacagacgaacagaaacagagacaaacaggagagacagatgatgggaaacagagagagcaacagaaaagagacagagacaagcaggagagacagagatgacgGGAAGCAGAGAGATAGCAACAGAAAAGACACAGAGAcaagcaggagagacagagatgacgGGTAAACAGAGAGATAGcaacagaaagacagagacaagcaggagagacagagatgacgggaagcagagagagagcaacagaaaagagacagagacaagcaggagggacagagatgacgggaaacagagacagacgaacagagacagagacaagcaggagagacagagatggcggGAGAGAGATAGCaacagaaaagagacagagaccaagagggggggagacagagatgacgGGAAGCAGAGAGCAACAGAAAAGAGACAGCGACAAACAGGAGGGACAGAGATGACGGGGAAACCGAGAGAGAGCaacagaaaagagacagagacaagcaGGAGAGACAGCGATGacggggaaacagagagagagcaacagacagagacaagcaggagggacagagatgacgggaaacagagacagacgaacagagacagagacaagcaggagagacagagatggcggGAGAGAGATAGCaacagaaaagagacagagaccaagaggggaggagacagagatgacgggaagcagagagagagcaaCAGAAAAGAGACAGCGACAAACAGGAGGGACAGAGATGACGGGGAAACCGAGAGAGAGCAACAGAAAAGAGACAGCGACAAACAGGAGGGACAGAGATGacggggaaacagagagagagcaaCAGAAAACAGAGACAAGCAGGAGGGACAGAGATGacgggaaacagagagagagcgcaacagaaaagagacagagacaagcaggagagacagagatgacgGGAAACCGAGAGAGAGAGCGCaacagaaaagagacagagacaagcaggagggacagagatgacgggaaagagagagacagcaacAGAAACACAGACGAACAGAGACAGAGGTGAACCGAAACGGAGACAGAGCCAGAAGCGGACACCAGGACGCACCGAAAGAGCCCGAACCAAGAgacggagaaagagacagagacccgGACGCGCCCGGAGGAACcaagagacagagccagagaCAAAGAGCCAGAGATCCAGACGCACCGGTCAGAAACGAGACAGAGACAAAGGGACGGAAACCCAGAGACAGAGAGCCAGAAACGGAgacgcagagagagacagagagacagagtgagaagaaggcagtggtacttcctcccgcccccgccccgctcgctgcccggcctcccgccgtcgaccccgcccgcccggcctacACGTGTAGCGCCACCTCCGCGCGGAGGGGAGATCTCTTCGGGGGGAGCCCAGGGGAGAGACGGCGGGAGGGGAGGTCCGCCCCCCCGgaccccaccccccttttccgGAGAAGGTcgtcgaggcccggagaagtcaccCCGGGACTCTCCCGAGCGATCAGCGCGGCGCTCGGCACCGGTCGGTGCTTCTCTAGACCGACggctgtcctctcccgggcggtCTCTACGGTGCTGAGACCGTAGTAAGCGCCccgctagaccgtcagctccccgCGGGCAGGGAGCCGGTCTGACCCACCCTGTCGTGTTGGACTCGCCCAAGCGTTCGGCCCGGCGCCCCGAACGCTCCGCTGAACCGTCGGCTCCTTGTGAACGCGTCCGCCCACCCCGTTTATCTGGGACtctccccggcgtttagtacagcgctctgcccacggagCAGCGgcgcggctcaatggaaggagcccgggcttgggagtccgaggtcacgggttcgaatcccggctctgccgcctggcagctcggtgactgtgggcgagtcacttcaccgcccgggcctcggctccctcatccgtaaaacggggacgaaggccgtgagcctcacgggggacggcccgatgaccccgtacctcccccagcgcttagaacggtgctctgcgcgtactaagggctcaacagataccatcatcatcgttattactgggagtcgggggtcacgggttcgaatcccggctctgccactcgtcagctgtgtgaccgtgggcgcgtcacctcgcttctctgggcctcagttccctcatctggaaaacagggactaaccgggagcctcccgtgggacgacccgacgccgccgtatctcccccggcgcttagagcggtgctcggcacgtagtgagcgcttaacggataccagcattattattacgggtctaccgtcctctcccaagcgctgcgtacagtgctccgcacacagtcggcgctcgatCGATACCCCGATCCATTAGCCACCCGGAGACCGGGCACCGGCAGCTCCTCGGGGGCGGAGTCAAACTATAcgtatcttcatcgccctatttattttgtttaacgagatgcacatcgccctgattctatccagtcgccactgtttttacgcgacgtccttcccctcgactctatttatcgccaccgttcccgtccgtccgtctcccccgttcggcccgtctctatctgttgccgactcgtccgttccaagcgcccggtccggcgccccgcacgcagcaagcgctcagtaaatactagtgaatgaacgaatgaacaccgGTCTCCCGTCTTCGCCCGAGAGCTCAGTCCGGAGAGCGCTCGGTACGTACGGGTCGGGCCCGACTCCCCTCCGACGGCGTGACCGGGCGGGTCCCCGCGGGGCGTCGATCGTCCGTCTGCCGGGAGGGGGGCCCgggtccctccccgtcccccgcgggggtGGCCCCGGGGTCCCCCGCCACTCACCAAGACGAAGAGGAGCAGCAGCGGGCAGAGGACGAGGGCCGTGAAGGTGGCCGACAGGGCCGCGGGGGGTCTCTTCTCCGGCTCCCTGAACAGGTGCTGGGGGGGACCATGCCGCCGCCCGTCAGACGGGCGACCCTCCGCCGCCCGTCGAGACGCGGGGGCGAGCGGCGCGGGGCAGATGGGGGCggcacggcggggggggggagagggaaagggagggggcgcAGCCGGGGAAGGCcgcccggaggaggcggcgggcttCCGAGCGGCtctcgaagggggggggggggggcggtccgcggggccgggaggggcggtgGCCCCCCGACCACCCACCTGGATCTCCTGTTTGGGGGCGAAGAGGTTCTTGGCCAGGACGGTGGAAGGGGCGTCCTCCTCGGGGAACTTGACCACCACGTCGGCCTGGCGCGGACGGAGAGAGCCCGGCTCGGCCCagggaccgccccccgccccgcggtcaCGCACGCCCTCGGCGCTTACCACGCgcagggcgctgttctgagcgccaggagggtcatcaggcggtccccatttgacagaggagggaaccgaggcacccaagcgactcgcccacggtcacacggctgccgagtggggattcgagcccgtgaccgcggactcccgagcccgggctctttccaccgagccgcgccgctcttCAAGAAGCCCAGGGCGAGCCCGCGGAGccccgagggggagacggatgtgccTTTGGGGCAGGCGGTCGTGTTTTCGGAGCCCTAAccgggcgcggagcaccgtactgaacgctcgggagatTGCGGTCTCACGGCGGAACGCTCTGAGAgacgcgatccccgcccacgacgagctcggaggccagagggggagacggcgtGGCTCCGCGGCGGCAGTCCCGGCTCgcgagtcggaggacgcgggttctaatcccggctccgccacctgtcggctgtgcgacctcgggcgagccgcttcaccgcTCTGAGCCTCGGTTGCCCCATCCGTCCaacggggacgaagcccgggagccccacgggggaccgcccgatgcccccggatctgccccggcgctcagaacggtgcttggcgcccgGCGGGCGCTTAGGAGATGTCAccatcacttcacctctctgtgcctcggttcccccatctgtcgaacggggacgaagcccgggagccccacgggggacaaaccgACGACCTCCtcacccgccccggcgctcaggacagggAGCGCTCGGCGACCGCCGCCCTCATCAccgccgcgccgagcgccggctctcccgcggccccccgccggccACCCACCACGTTCCAGAGGATGGGGTTGTCCAGGGTGGCGTCCCCGACGACGAGGTGGAGGGCGTAGGTCCCGGAGGCGGCGCCGAACTCCGTCTTCCTCTCGGAGGTGTCCAGCTCAAAGCGGTAGACGTTCCTGCTGTCCGGCTCCGCCACGAACACCACCTCCTGCCCCGTCCTCTGGTTCAGCAGGCGGACGAACGTCTGACGGGACGCCAGGGGACGCCGGGGTCGGGACCCCCGTGCGGgagaccccccctccccgccccacccccggccgccctcccggGGCGTCCGTCGACCGCCCCTCCGGATCCGTCATCTTATTTCTGGCGCCGTCCGCCCCCCTCGAGACCCGGAGCCGgtcgcgggcggggaccgtctctatcgtgCTTTCCCGATCCAGGATCCCAACGGATCCGGgaacccggccccggccccgagggaGATCCGGTCCCCGTCTCGcggaggaggggaccggggcccgggcggggaagCCACCGAGGTCGGGCGGCCCGGTCCGGGCCGCTTCTCCACCGGGAGGTCCGcgagggacggcgtccgacccgccCGCCCCGGCGCCGGCCGGGCGCCCAGAAGATAGCCGGGAGAGCCGAAGGCGGGGAAGGGCGCGAGCCGGCTTCCTCCTGACCTGGTGCGGGGTGAGCTCGGCCCCGCCGTTCCGGTCGACCAGCTGGAAGGACAGGGCGAAGTTCTGGTGGCCGTCGGCGACGAAGGAGCCCTTGGCCTTGGCCGGGTGGGCcaccctggggaggggagggcgggggtcggtGCCGGCCGAGCgggggtcccccccggccccgcgcgcggacccccccccgggcctcaccGGGTGGTCTTGGGCGCGATGCTCTGGTCCTTGTCGACGGTGGACAGGTCCACGTTGGCGATGCCCACCTCGGTGGACACCTTGACCCTCAGCTGCGGCGGGGGCCGGACAGGACGTcggcggccggccgggggggagagggtccGGCCCCCGCCTCGGTGGTGACACCCCCGcttccgcgccccccccccccccccgtccgacTGATCATCACGGTGGCGTTCATTAAGGATACtaacgacgttggtatctgttgagcgctcgctacgcgccgagcaccgtcctaagcgccgggggagatacgggggaatcgggcggtcccgcgtggggctcccgggtcttaatccccattttcccgatgaggtcgccgaggcgcggggaagcgacttgcccggggtcgcccggcggctgcggtggagccgggatcggaacccgggacctcgTGACTCCCTAGCAGCCGCCAGGCCGCGCCGCCTCCGGGCGATAACGATGGCTATCATTTAACGAGCGGGATCGTCGGCAGCGGCACCCGGCGAGCGCTCAACAGACGCCAACGTTGTTACGACCGCGATTATTAACACGACGGGGCCGGCGACCGCCCACCTCCACGGTGCCGGCGACGTAACGGTCGTCCCCTTCCACCCGCACGGAGAAGTCGTAATAGCCGCTGGCCGGTTTGGCGCTCATGAAGTCGAGGGTGAAATCGTCCCTGTGGGCAAGGGTCGggtcacccggggggggggggacgggggacgggggcgacgaggggtcgcgggttcgaatcccgggagcccccccgccccggggaccgCGCCCGGCCCGCTGTCGGCGCTCAGCAGATCCCGGCGCCGTCCGAGCCGGGCGCCCCGGAGCGGAATCGGCACCCGGCCCCGCGCGTTACCCGGTCTTGGCGAAGGCGACCTGCTGCAGGACGGTGGCTTTGGTGGACGCCGACCTGGCGTGTTCCAGCTTGACGGTGGCCCGGGCCAGCGGCCGCGACAGGACGTCGGTCACCCGGAGCTGCGGGAAAAGCGGGGCGACCGGCGGCGGCCGGACCGACGTAGGCGCTCGCTAAATACTACCGGCTGACCGGCTGCcgcctcgagggcagagattctcgCTCCGAGGGGccccggactctcccgagcggtcggttcagcgctccgcacacgcggtaggtgctcagtcaacACTACTGAAAGGTTGGAGCCTCTCTGAGGGCCGAATTCTCTCCTCTGggtgtactggactctcccgagtgctcggctCAGTCCTCCGCACACGCGGTAGGTGCTCGGTAGATACTACCGATAGGCTGCgacctcctcgagggcagagattctccCCTCTGGGcgtaccggactctcccgagcggtcGGTTCAGCCCTCCGCACACGCGGTAGGTGCTCGGCAAATACTACCGAAAGGCTGGGGCCTCCCGGAGGGCCGAATTCTCTCCTCTGACCGTACCGGACCCTCCCGAGCGGCCGGTTCAGCGCTCCGCGCAcgccgtaggtgctcaatatatactaccgACGGGCTGTGACCTGCTGGAGGGCGGAGATTCTCTCTCCTAGGAGTTCCGGACTGCCCCGagcgctccgtccagtgctccgcacacgcggTGGGTGCTCGGTAAACGCTACGGGAAGGCCGGGGCCTCCCGGAGGGCGGCATTCTCTCCCGCGGGCgttccccgccctctcccctcggGAGGTCGGCGCAGGCCGGCGGCAGGCGCTCGGTAGATACCGgtcgggggcgcgggggcggccgTACCCGGAGCAGGGGCCGGTCTCGGGCGACGGCGGGCGGGCCGAGGGGCGCGAGGACGACGGGCAGGTGGAAGCGGTTGCCGgc
This region includes:
- the RPN2 gene encoding dolichyl-diphosphooligosaccharide--protein glycosyltransferase subunit 2 isoform X2, which gives rise to MAAFGGSGAAAIWALALAAAACRAGPGPAHHLAPRDVEGLRAVLLRRPFPDLEGVYYSVAGLAHLGLRPPDAQEACAFIRSNLDPTSVDSLFYAAQASRALPDCQLTVSNETKDLLASAVSEESPSARIRHAAGALAGLALPLAPREVLGALAARLAKEESVMATVHALEAAAYLSPEADLGGIAEEIEDLVARLDDLGGVYLQFEEGLETTALFVAAAYRLSDRAGAEPPVKEDQAVQLANAIFGKKRWESPAEAFAVAAAAAALAGNRFHLPVVLAPLGPPAVARDRPLLRLRVTDVLSRPLARATVKLEHARSASTKATVLQQVAFAKTGDDFTLDFMSAKPASGYYDFSVRVEGDDRYVAGTVELRVKVSTEVGIANVDLSTVDKDQSIAPKTTRVAHPAKAKGSFVADGHQNFALSFQLVDRNGGAELTPHQTFVRLLNQRTGQEVVFVAEPDSRNVYRFELDTSERKTEFGAASGTYALHLVVGDATLDNPILWNVADVVVKFPEEDAPSTVLAKNLFAPKQEIQHLFREPEKRPPAALSATFTALVLCPLLLLFVLWIRLGANVSNLSLAPSTVIFHLGHAATLGLMYVYWTQLNMFQTLKFLALLGGVTFLAGNRMLAHKAVKRTTR